Proteins from a single region of Chryseobacterium sp. W4I1:
- the rplW gene encoding 50S ribosomal protein L23, with amino-acid sequence MSLIIKPVISEKANYLTDLRGAYSFLVDPRANKIQIKKAVEQAYGVKVADVRTMIYAPKVSSKHTKKGLQVGKTNKLKKAVITLSEGEVIDIFAVN; translated from the coding sequence ATGTCACTTATTATTAAACCAGTTATTTCAGAAAAGGCTAACTATCTTACAGATTTAAGAGGTGCTTATTCTTTCCTAGTTGATCCTAGGGCGAATAAAATCCAGATTAAAAAAGCGGTAGAACAAGCTTACGGTGTGAAAGTAGCAGACGTTAGAACCATGATTTATGCGCCTAAAGTTTCTTCAAAGCATACTAAGAAAGGTCTTCAAGTAGGAAAGACAAACAAATTGAAAAAAGCGGTTATCACTCTTTCTGAAGGGGAAGTAATCGATATTTTTGCTGTAAATTAA
- the rplB gene encoding 50S ribosomal protein L2 gives MSVRKLKPITPGQRFRIVNNFEEITTNKPEKSLTVGISKSGGRNQTGKMTMRYTGGGHKKKYRIIDFKRNKHDVEATVKTVEYDPNRTAFIALLEYADGEKRYIIAPNGIKVDQKVVSGESVEPNIGNAMKLKNIPLGTVISCVEMKPGQGAILARSAGSSAQLTSRDGKYAIIKLPSGESRMILTECYAMVGSVSNSDHQLTVSGKAGRSRWLGRRPRTRPVVMNPVDHPMGGGEGRSSGGHPRSRNGMPAKGYKTRKKNKASNRHIISKRK, from the coding sequence ATGTCTGTTAGAAAATTAAAACCTATCACCCCAGGACAGAGATTCAGAATTGTAAACAATTTTGAGGAAATTACTACCAACAAACCAGAGAAATCTCTAACAGTTGGTATTAGTAAGTCAGGTGGACGTAACCAAACTGGTAAAATGACCATGCGTTACACCGGAGGTGGACACAAAAAGAAATACAGAATTATCGACTTCAAAAGAAACAAGCATGATGTTGAAGCAACGGTAAAAACTGTAGAATATGATCCAAACAGAACTGCATTTATCGCTTTATTAGAGTATGCAGACGGAGAGAAGAGATATATCATCGCTCCAAACGGTATCAAAGTAGATCAAAAAGTAGTTTCAGGAGAAAGCGTAGAACCGAATATCGGTAACGCAATGAAATTGAAAAACATTCCATTGGGTACTGTTATTTCTTGTGTTGAAATGAAACCTGGACAAGGTGCAATTTTAGCAAGAAGTGCTGGTTCTTCAGCTCAATTAACTTCAAGAGACGGAAAATATGCAATCATCAAATTGCCTTCAGGAGAATCTAGAATGATCCTTACTGAATGTTATGCAATGGTTGGATCTGTTTCTAACTCTGATCATCAGTTAACTGTTTCAGGTAAGGCTGGTAGAAGCAGATGGTTAGGTAGAAGACCTAGAACTAGACCAGTAGTAATGAACCCTGTAGATCACCCAATGGGAGGTGGTGAAGGTCGTTCTTCTGGAGGTCACCCAAGATCTAGAAATGGTATGCCTGCTAAAGGTTACAAAACCAGAAAGAAAAATAAAGCGTCTAACCGTCATATCATATCTAAACGTAAATAA
- the rpsS gene encoding 30S ribosomal protein S19 produces the protein MARSLKKGPFIHHTLDKKVQTNIESGKKTVIKTWSRASMISPDFVGQTIAVHNGKSFIPVYVTENMVGHKLGEFSPTRSFRGHGGNKNKGSR, from the coding sequence ATGGCAAGATCACTTAAAAAAGGACCATTCATTCATCATACTTTAGATAAGAAGGTTCAGACAAACATAGAGTCTGGTAAGAAGACAGTTATTAAAACTTGGTCTAGAGCGTCTATGATCTCTCCAGACTTCGTAGGACAAACTATCGCTGTACACAATGGGAAATCTTTTATTCCTGTTTATGTTACAGAAAACATGGTTGGTCACAAGTTAGGCGAATTTTCTCCAACAAGATCTTTCAGAGGTCATGGTGGTAATAAAAACAAAGGAAGTAGATAA
- the rplV gene encoding 50S ribosomal protein L22 produces MGSRKRESALARKLTNQDVVKALHNDCPSSPRKMRLVADIIRGVEVDKALYILKYSKKDASNKLEKVLLSAMANWQAKNEGADIEEANLIVKEIFVDSARQLKRLRPAPQGRGYRIRKRSNHITLILGNKEN; encoded by the coding sequence ATGGGATCAAGAAAAAGAGAAAGTGCATTAGCACGTAAATTAACAAATCAAGATGTAGTAAAAGCATTACATAACGATTGCCCTTCTTCTCCAAGAAAGATGAGATTAGTAGCTGATATCATCAGAGGGGTAGAAGTAGACAAAGCTTTATACATCCTAAAATATTCAAAGAAAGACGCATCTAACAAGTTAGAGAAAGTCTTACTTTCAGCAATGGCCAACTGGCAAGCTAAGAACGAAGGTGCTGATATCGAAGAAGCTAATCTTATCGTTAAAGAAATTTTTGTAGACAGTGCAAGACAATTGAAGAGACTAAGACCAGCTCCACAAGGTAGAGGGTATAGAATCAGAAAGAGATCAAACCACATTACACTAATCTTAGGTAATAAAGAAAATTAA
- the rpsC gene encoding 30S ribosomal protein S3: protein MGQKTNPIGNRLGIIRGWDSNWFGGKDYGDRIAEDYKIRRYLEARLSKGGISKIYIERTLKLVTVTITTARPGLIIGKGGQEVDKLKEELKKLTGKDIQINIFEIKRPELDAVLVADSISKQIENRISYRRAVKMAMASTMRMGAEGIKVQISGRLNGAEMARSESFKDGRIPLSTFRADIDYHWAEAHTTYGRLGVKVWIMKGEVYGKRELSPLVGQQKKGGPAGGGNRGGDRDNRRPRKNNNNNNNNN from the coding sequence ATGGGACAGAAGACAAATCCAATTGGTAACAGATTAGGTATCATCAGAGGATGGGATTCAAACTGGTTTGGTGGAAAAGATTATGGAGACAGAATCGCTGAAGACTACAAAATCAGAAGATACCTTGAAGCAAGATTATCTAAAGGTGGGATTTCAAAAATTTATATTGAAAGAACATTAAAATTAGTAACAGTTACAATCACTACTGCTAGACCGGGACTTATCATCGGTAAAGGAGGTCAGGAAGTTGATAAATTGAAAGAAGAATTGAAGAAACTTACAGGTAAGGATATTCAAATCAATATTTTCGAAATCAAAAGACCTGAACTTGATGCAGTATTAGTTGCAGACAGTATCTCTAAGCAAATCGAAAACAGAATCTCTTACAGAAGAGCTGTGAAGATGGCAATGGCTAGTACAATGAGAATGGGTGCTGAAGGTATCAAAGTTCAAATCTCTGGTAGATTGAACGGTGCTGAAATGGCAAGAAGCGAATCTTTCAAAGACGGAAGAATTCCTTTGTCTACTTTCAGAGCTGATATTGATTATCACTGGGCTGAAGCTCATACTACTTACGGTAGATTAGGAGTGAAAGTTTGGATCATGAAAGGAGAAGTTTACGGTAAAAGAGAACTTTCTCCACTAGTGGGACAACAGAAGAAAGGAGGTCCTGCAGGAGGTGGAAACAGAGGTGGAGACCGTGATAACAGAAGACCTAGAAAGAATAATAACAATAATAACAATAATAATTAA
- the rplP gene encoding 50S ribosomal protein L16, producing MLQPKRTKFRRVHKMKMKGIAQRGNQLAYGTFGIKAIEGAWITARQIEAARIAATRYMKREGQLWIKIFPDKPITKKPAEVRMGKGKGAVEYWVAVVKPGKIMFEIGGVSYEIAKEALRLAAQKLPVITKFVVANDFVKPL from the coding sequence ATGTTACAACCAAAAAGAACCAAATTCCGTAGAGTTCACAAGATGAAAATGAAGGGGATTGCTCAAAGAGGTAATCAACTGGCTTACGGAACATTTGGAATCAAAGCTATAGAAGGTGCTTGGATTACTGCAAGACAAATCGAAGCTGCTCGTATCGCTGCGACAAGATATATGAAGAGAGAAGGCCAGCTATGGATCAAAATCTTCCCGGATAAGCCTATTACTAAGAAACCAGCCGAAGTAAGGATGGGTAAAGGTAAAGGTGCTGTGGAATATTGGGTAGCTGTAGTTAAACCAGGTAAAATTATGTTCGAAATCGGAGGAGTATCTTACGAAATCGCTAAGGAAGCTTTAAGACTTGCTGCACAGAAATTACCGGTAATTACTAAATTCGTAGTTGCTAACGATTTTGTTAAACCTCTATAA
- the rpmC gene encoding 50S ribosomal protein L29: MKQADIKNLSAGDIQAKLAELKTQYSKLKLAHKISPIENPIQIRDLRRSIARLNTELTTKQQ, translated from the coding sequence ATGAAACAAGCTGATATTAAAAATTTAAGCGCGGGTGATATTCAAGCAAAACTTGCTGAATTGAAAACTCAATATTCAAAACTGAAATTGGCTCACAAGATCAGTCCAATTGAAAACCCGATTCAAATCAGAGATTTGAGAAGATCGATCGCTAGACTAAACACAGAGTTAACCACTAAACAACAATAA
- the rpsQ gene encoding 30S ribosomal protein S17 gives MMERNLRKERIGIVSSNKMEKTIVVSETTRVKHPMYGKFVLKTKKYTAHDENNECTEGDTVLITETRPLSKSKRWRLVRIIEKAK, from the coding sequence ATTATGGAAAGAAACTTAAGAAAAGAAAGAATCGGAATAGTTTCCAGCAATAAAATGGAAAAGACCATTGTTGTAAGTGAGACTACGAGAGTAAAGCACCCGATGTACGGTAAATTCGTTCTAAAAACGAAAAAATATACTGCACATGACGAGAATAACGAATGCACAGAAGGAGATACAGTTTTAATTACTGAAACTAGACCTTTGAGCAAGAGCAAGAGATGGAGATTAGTAAGAATCATTGAAAAAGCTAAGTAA
- the rplN gene encoding 50S ribosomal protein L14, producing MLQTESRLKVADNTGAKEVLVIRVLGGTRRRYASVGDKIVVTIKDSTPSGNAKKGQVSKAVVVRTKKAVRRKDGSYIKFEDNACVLLNAAGEMRGTRVFGPVARELRDKEYMKIISLAPEVL from the coding sequence ATGTTACAAACAGAATCAAGACTAAAAGTTGCTGATAACACTGGTGCGAAAGAAGTACTAGTAATCAGAGTTCTAGGAGGAACTAGAAGAAGATATGCTTCAGTTGGTGATAAAATCGTTGTTACTATCAAAGATTCTACACCATCAGGAAACGCTAAAAAAGGTCAGGTATCTAAAGCTGTAGTAGTAAGAACTAAAAAAGCAGTTAGAAGAAAAGATGGTTCATACATCAAATTCGAAGACAATGCTTGTGTATTACTAAACGCAGCAGGAGAAATGAGAGGAACACGTGTTTTCGGACCGGTTGCTCGTGAGTTGAGAGACAAAGAATATATGAAAATCATTTCATTAGCTCCTGAAGTACTTTAA
- the rplX gene encoding 50S ribosomal protein L24: protein MSKLKIKRGDNVIITTGKKDIKGKTGEVIEVIKKEGRDPRVIVAGLNIVKKHVKPSASNPQGGITEKEASIHISNIALVGKDGKAVKVGYKIDGDKKVRIDKKTGETL, encoded by the coding sequence ATGTCAAAGTTAAAAATAAAAAGAGGAGATAACGTCATCATTACTACTGGTAAGAAAGATATCAAAGGTAAAACAGGTGAAGTTATTGAAGTGATCAAAAAAGAAGGAAGAGATCCTAGAGTTATCGTTGCAGGACTAAACATCGTTAAAAAACACGTTAAGCCTTCAGCTTCTAACCCACAAGGTGGAATCACTGAAAAAGAAGCTTCTATTCATATCTCAAACATTGCTTTAGTTGGTAAAGACGGTAAAGCAGTGAAAGTTGGTTATAAAATCGACGGAGATAAGAAAGTGAGAATCGATAAAAAAACGGGTGAAACTTTATAA
- the rplE gene encoding 50S ribosomal protein L5: MEFIARPKNIYREKIVPAMMEEFGYKSVMQVPKLEKIILSQGLGDATADKKIIDYAVEELTMITGQKAVGTISKKDEAAFKLRKGMPVGAKVTLRAHKMYEFLDRLTASALPRIRDFSGIKADGFDGRGNYNLGITEQIIFPEIVIDKVKKIQGMDITFVTSAKTDKEAKALLTHFGLPFKKN; encoded by the coding sequence ATGGAATTTATAGCAAGACCCAAAAATATTTACAGAGAGAAAATTGTTCCTGCAATGATGGAAGAATTTGGTTACAAATCTGTAATGCAGGTACCTAAATTGGAAAAAATCATCCTATCTCAAGGATTAGGTGATGCCACTGCAGACAAGAAAATCATTGATTATGCTGTAGAAGAATTAACAATGATTACTGGCCAGAAAGCAGTTGGTACTATCTCTAAGAAAGACGAAGCGGCTTTCAAATTGAGAAAAGGTATGCCTGTAGGTGCTAAAGTAACATTGAGAGCTCATAAAATGTATGAATTCTTAGACAGACTTACTGCTTCTGCTTTACCACGTATCAGAGATTTCTCTGGTATCAAAGCAGACGGGTTCGATGGTAGAGGTAACTACAACTTAGGTATTACTGAGCAGATTATCTTCCCTGAGATCGTAATTGACAAAGTGAAAAAAATCCAAGGGATGGACATCACTTTCGTTACAAGTGCGAAAACAGATAAAGAAGCGAAAGCATTATTAACTCACTTCGGTTTACCATTTAAAAAGAACTAA
- the rpsN gene encoding 30S ribosomal protein S14 translates to MAKESMKARERKREALVAKYADKRKALKEAGDYEGLQKLPKNASPVRLHNRCKLTGRPRGYMRTFGISRVTFREMANNGLIPGVRKASW, encoded by the coding sequence ATGGCTAAAGAATCAATGAAAGCGCGTGAGCGCAAAAGAGAAGCACTAGTTGCTAAATACGCTGACAAGAGAAAAGCTCTTAAAGAAGCAGGTGATTACGAAGGACTTCAAAAACTTCCTAAAAACGCTTCTCCTGTAAGATTACACAACAGATGTAAACTAACAGGTAGACCTAGAGGATACATGAGAACGTTTGGTATTTCCAGAGTAACTTTCAGAGAAATGGCAAACAACGGTCTTATCCCGGGTGTAAGAAAAGCTAGTTGGTAA
- the rpsH gene encoding 30S ribosomal protein S8, producing the protein MVTDPISDFLTRVRNAQSAGHKVVEIPASKIKKEITKILFDQGYILNFKFEDNAVQGTIKIALKYDKQTNKPAIKSIQRASRPGLRQYKGSTELPRVLNGLGISIISTSKGVMTDKKAREEKVGGEVICYVY; encoded by the coding sequence ATGGTAACAGATCCAATTTCAGATTTCCTAACAAGAGTAAGGAACGCACAAAGCGCAGGCCACAAAGTGGTGGAAATTCCTGCATCGAAAATCAAAAAGGAGATTACTAAGATCTTATTTGATCAAGGGTATATCTTAAACTTCAAGTTTGAAGATAACGCTGTTCAAGGTACGATCAAAATCGCTTTAAAGTACGACAAGCAAACCAACAAACCTGCAATTAAGTCTATTCAAAGAGCTTCAAGACCAGGTCTAAGACAGTACAAAGGTTCTACTGAACTTCCAAGAGTACTAAACGGTTTGGGTATTTCTATCATCTCTACTTCTAAAGGAGTAATGACTGACAAGAAAGCTAGAGAAGAGAAAGTAGGCGGTGAAGTAATCTGCTATGTTTATTAA
- the rplF gene encoding 50S ribosomal protein L6, whose protein sequence is MSRIGKAIITIPAGITVTENNGVVTVKGPKGELSQELTAGITLEQKDGELNVNRPSDSKQHKALHGLYRALINNMITGVNTGFEKKLELVGVGYRASHTGQKLELALGFSHGIVLELPGEVKVDTLTEKGKNPIITLTSHDNQLLGMVAAKIRSFRKPEPYKGKGVRFLGEIVRRKAGKSA, encoded by the coding sequence ATGTCAAGAATTGGTAAAGCAATTATAACAATTCCAGCTGGAATTACAGTCACTGAAAATAACGGTGTTGTAACGGTAAAAGGTCCTAAAGGAGAACTTTCTCAGGAGCTTACAGCAGGAATTACTTTAGAACAAAAAGATGGCGAGCTTAATGTAAACAGACCATCTGATTCTAAACAACACAAAGCACTTCACGGTCTTTACAGAGCGTTGATCAATAACATGATCACTGGTGTTAATACAGGTTTCGAAAAGAAACTGGAACTAGTAGGAGTAGGATACAGAGCTTCACACACAGGTCAAAAACTTGAGTTAGCTTTAGGATTCTCTCACGGTATCGTATTAGAACTTCCTGGTGAAGTAAAAGTAGATACATTGACTGAAAAAGGTAAAAACCCAATTATTACTTTAACGTCTCACGACAACCAACTTCTTGGAATGGTGGCTGCAAAGATCCGTTCTTTCAGAAAGCCTGAGCCATACAAAGGAAAAGGTGTAAGATTCCTAGGAGAAATTGTTAGACGTAAAGCTGGTAAATCTGCTTAA
- the rplR gene encoding 50S ribosomal protein L18 yields MALSKLEKRIRIKRRVRGKISGSSELPRLSVYKSNKEIYAQLIDDKNGTTLVSASSREKGVDANGTKTEVSAAVGKAIAAKAIAAGIESIVFDRNGFVYHGRVKALADGAREGGLKF; encoded by the coding sequence ATGGCATTAAGTAAATTAGAAAAAAGAATAAGAATAAAAAGAAGAGTAAGAGGGAAAATCTCTGGATCTTCTGAATTGCCAAGATTATCTGTATATAAAAGTAATAAGGAAATTTACGCTCAGTTAATCGATGATAAAAATGGTACAACTTTAGTTTCGGCTTCTTCAAGAGAGAAAGGGGTTGATGCTAATGGTACTAAGACTGAAGTTTCTGCTGCTGTTGGTAAAGCTATCGCTGCTAAAGCTATCGCTGCAGGAATCGAAAGTATTGTATTTGACAGAAACGGTTTCGTTTACCATGGAAGAGTGAAAGCTCTTGCTGATGGAGCGAGAGAAGGAGGACTTAAATTCTAA
- the rpsE gene encoding 30S ribosomal protein S5 has product MLGLDNIERVKPGGLELKDRLVAVNRVTKVTKGGRAFGFSAIVVVGNEDGIIGHGLGKSKEVASAIAKAVEDAKKNLVKVPVMNHTIPHQTTARYGGADIFMRPASHGTGLIAGGAVRAVLESAGIHDILSKSKGSSNPHNVVKATFKALLDIRRPEEIARMRGVSLSKVFNG; this is encoded by the coding sequence ATGTTAGGACTAGATAATATAGAAAGAGTAAAACCGGGAGGATTAGAATTAAAAGATCGTCTCGTAGCTGTTAACAGAGTAACAAAAGTAACCAAAGGAGGTAGAGCTTTCGGATTTTCTGCTATTGTTGTAGTAGGTAACGAAGACGGTATCATCGGTCACGGTTTAGGAAAATCTAAGGAAGTTGCTTCTGCAATTGCTAAAGCAGTTGAAGATGCTAAGAAAAACCTTGTGAAAGTTCCTGTAATGAACCACACTATTCCTCACCAGACTACTGCCAGATACGGTGGTGCAGATATCTTCATGAGACCTGCTTCTCACGGTACAGGACTTATCGCCGGTGGTGCGGTAAGAGCGGTACTTGAGTCTGCTGGTATTCACGATATCCTTTCAAAATCTAAAGGATCTTCTAACCCTCACAACGTGGTGAAAGCTACTTTCAAAGCGTTATTGGATATCAGAAGACCTGAAGAAATTGCAAGAATGAGAGGAGTTTCTCTAAGTAAAGTGTTTAACGGTTAA
- the rpmD gene encoding 50S ribosomal protein L30 codes for MATIKVKQVRSAIGRTKTQKRTLEALGFKKLHQVVEHEATPSILGMIAAVSHLLEVQK; via the coding sequence ATGGCAACAATCAAAGTAAAGCAAGTAAGAAGCGCTATTGGAAGAACAAAAACCCAAAAGAGAACGCTTGAAGCATTAGGATTTAAGAAACTTCACCAAGTTGTAGAACACGAAGCTACGCCTTCTATTTTAGGAATGATAGCTGCAGTTAGTCATTTACTTGAAGTTCAAAAATAA
- the rplO gene encoding 50S ribosomal protein L15 gives MNLNNIKPAAGSTFNSKRIGRGQGTGKGGTSTKGHKGQKARAGYSQKIGFEGGQMPLQRRLPKFGFKNVNRKEFRGVNLDTIQILIENKSITGDITKEVLVENGLVSKNELVKIMGRGELKSAVSISADKFTKSAEELIAKAGGKAITL, from the coding sequence ATGAATTTAAATAATATAAAACCTGCTGCAGGATCTACTTTCAATTCAAAAAGAATTGGTAGAGGACAAGGTACAGGAAAAGGAGGTACTTCTACGAAAGGTCACAAAGGTCAAAAAGCTAGAGCTGGTTATTCTCAGAAAATCGGTTTCGAAGGTGGACAGATGCCTTTACAAAGAAGATTACCTAAATTCGGTTTCAAAAACGTAAACAGAAAAGAGTTTAGAGGAGTAAACCTTGATACAATCCAAATTTTAATCGAGAACAAATCCATCACTGGAGATATCACGAAAGAAGTTTTAGTAGAAAACGGTTTAGTTTCTAAAAATGAATTAGTGAAAATTATGGGTAGAGGAGAATTGAAATCTGCGGTTTCAATCTCTGCTGACAAGTTCACTAAATCTGCTGAAGAGCTTATTGCTAAAGCAGGTGGAAAAGCAATTACCTTATAA
- the secY gene encoding preprotein translocase subunit SecY, which yields MKEFIQTLKNIWSLKELRDKILFTLGIILVYRFASYISLPAINLAEVGDLLEHYKNQGGNKQGAGLLGLLSSFTGGAFSHASVMALGIMPYISASIIVQLMGMAIPQLQKLQKDGESGRNTLNQITRWLTIGVCLVQAPSYLTSITQLFLPYAQFQSAYFVEPNSIMFWLPSIVILVAGSVFAMWLGEKITDKGIGNGISILIMVGILSRLPEAFVQEMAVQNGKGGMGSIMILIEVIFWMLVVLLAVVLSVAVRKIPIQYVSRAQARGGVNRNLMQGARQWIPLKVNAAGVMPIIFAQALMFVPGLLTKFDESNTFLAGFKNVFSWQYNVLFALLIIIFSFFYTAITIPVNQMADDLKRNGGLVPKVRPGKETADYLDDILSKITLPGAIFLSIFAVLPAIVHGSFVQTDAFALFFGGTSLLIMVGVILDTVQQINTYLLNHHYDGLMQSKLSRTTGY from the coding sequence ATGAAAGAATTTATACAAACACTTAAAAATATTTGGAGCCTAAAGGAATTAAGAGATAAAATTCTCTTTACGTTAGGTATTATCCTTGTGTATAGATTCGCATCTTATATCTCACTTCCCGCAATTAACCTTGCAGAGGTGGGAGATCTCTTAGAGCATTATAAAAATCAAGGCGGTAACAAGCAAGGAGCAGGTCTCCTTGGCTTGCTTTCGTCGTTTACGGGAGGAGCTTTCAGCCACGCTTCCGTAATGGCGTTGGGAATCATGCCTTATATTTCTGCTTCTATTATTGTTCAGTTGATGGGGATGGCTATTCCTCAACTTCAGAAACTTCAGAAGGATGGAGAGTCAGGTAGAAATACATTGAATCAAATTACAAGATGGTTAACGATCGGAGTTTGTTTAGTACAGGCACCTTCTTATTTAACATCTATTACTCAATTATTCTTACCGTATGCTCAGTTCCAGTCTGCATATTTTGTAGAGCCAAATTCCATCATGTTCTGGTTGCCAAGTATTGTAATCTTGGTTGCCGGTTCAGTATTCGCAATGTGGTTAGGTGAGAAAATCACCGACAAAGGTATCGGAAACGGTATCTCTATCCTGATTATGGTGGGGATCCTTTCAAGATTACCGGAAGCATTCGTACAGGAAATGGCCGTGCAGAACGGAAAAGGAGGAATGGGATCTATTATGATCCTTATTGAAGTAATATTCTGGATGCTGGTAGTTCTTTTAGCAGTAGTATTATCTGTTGCTGTTAGGAAAATTCCAATTCAGTATGTAAGCAGAGCTCAAGCAAGAGGAGGTGTAAACAGAAATCTTATGCAGGGAGCAAGACAATGGATCCCATTGAAAGTGAATGCTGCTGGTGTAATGCCGATTATCTTTGCGCAAGCATTGATGTTCGTACCAGGATTATTGACCAAATTCGATGAGTCCAATACTTTTCTTGCAGGTTTCAAGAATGTTTTTAGCTGGCAGTACAATGTATTGTTTGCGCTATTAATTATTATCTTCTCATTTTTCTATACTGCAATTACAATTCCGGTAAACCAAATGGCTGATGATTTGAAGAGAAATGGAGGTTTAGTACCGAAAGTAAGACCCGGTAAAGAGACAGCTGATTATTTAGATGATATTTTATCAAAAATTACCTTGCCAGGTGCAATATTTTTATCTATCTTTGCAGTCCTTCCAGCAATAGTGCATGGAAGCTTTGTTCAGACAGATGCGTTTGCCCTATTTTTCGGGGGAACATCACTATTAATTATGGTGGGAGTAATTTTAGATACTGTTCAACAGATTAATACATATCTGCTGAACCATCATTATGATGGCTTAATGCAGTCTAAATTGTCAAGAACGACTGGATATTAA
- the infA gene encoding translation initiation factor IF-1 yields MAKQKHIEQDGVITEALSNAQFRVELENGHILIAHISGKMRMHYIKLLPGDKVKLEMSPYDLTKGRITFRY; encoded by the coding sequence ATGGCGAAACAAAAACATATTGAACAAGACGGCGTTATAACGGAAGCACTTTCGAACGCCCAGTTCCGTGTAGAGCTGGAGAATGGGCATATACTTATAGCTCATATTTCCGGTAAAATGAGAATGCATTATATTAAACTTTTACCTGGAGACAAGGTAAAACTAGAAATGTCTCCCTATGATTTAACGAAAGGGAGAATCACATTTAGATATTAA
- the rpmJ gene encoding 50S ribosomal protein L36 — protein MKVRASIKKRSADCKIVRRKGVLFVINKKNPKFKQRQG, from the coding sequence ATGAAAGTTAGAGCATCAATTAAAAAAAGAAGCGCTGATTGCAAGATTGTACGCAGAAAAGGTGTGCTATTCGTAATCAACAAGAAGAACCCAAAATTTAAACAAAGACAAGGCTAA
- the rpsM gene encoding 30S ribosomal protein S13 yields the protein MARIAGIDLPKNKRGVIGLTYIYGVGRSTSSEILKAAGISEDKKVNEWNDDELAAIRTYILENVKVEGELRSEVQLNIKRLMDIGCQRGIRHRLGLPLRGQRTKNNSRTRKGKRKTVANKKKASK from the coding sequence ATGGCGAGAATTGCAGGTATTGATTTACCAAAAAACAAAAGAGGTGTTATCGGTTTAACTTACATCTACGGAGTTGGAAGAAGTACTTCTTCTGAAATCCTTAAGGCTGCCGGTATCAGCGAAGACAAGAAAGTCAACGAATGGAATGACGATGAATTGGCTGCAATCAGAACTTATATCTTAGAAAACGTAAAAGTAGAAGGAGAATTAAGATCTGAAGTGCAATTGAACATCAAGAGATTGATGGACATAGGATGCCAACGAGGAATACGTCACAGACTAGGACTACCTTTAAGAGGCCAGAGAACGAAAAACAACTCTAGAACCCGTAAAGGAAAGAGAAAAACTGTTGCTAACAAGAAAAAGGCAAGTAAATAA
- the rpsK gene encoding 30S ribosomal protein S11 gives MAKQSKVVKKRKVKVEAIGEAHIQASFNNIIISLTNKSGEVISWASAGKMGFRGSKKNTPFAAQMAAENCSNVAHEAGLRRVKVYVKGPGAGRESAIRTIHNSGIEVSEIIDVTPMPHNGCRPPKRRRV, from the coding sequence ATGGCAAAACAAAGTAAAGTAGTTAAAAAAAGAAAAGTAAAAGTTGAGGCTATTGGTGAAGCGCATATTCAAGCTTCTTTCAATAACATCATCATTTCTTTAACAAATAAAAGCGGAGAAGTTATCTCTTGGGCTTCTGCCGGTAAAATGGGTTTCAGAGGTTCTAAAAAGAATACTCCATTTGCTGCTCAAATGGCAGCTGAAAATTGCTCTAACGTAGCTCATGAAGCTGGATTAAGAAGAGTAAAGGTGTATGTGAAAGGTCCTGGTGCAGGTAGAGAATCTGCTATCAGAACAATTCACAATTCAGGTATTGAAGTTAGCGAAATCATTGATGTGACTCCTATGCCACATAATGGATGTAGACCACCGAAAAGAAGAAGAGTTTAA